AGCCGAGTGGTGAAGAATTTTGTGGAGATGGATCCCAACAGGGAGAACAACATCTGTTGCAGCGGTGGTGGGGGTGCTCTCATAAACGGCTTTGCCAGGGCCAGAGCCTATTACGGTAGGATCAAGGTGGATCAAATAAAGCGATCCGGGGCCAGCAAGGTATGCACTCCTTGCGTGAATTGCTTCGACGGCATCGGGAATCTGGCCAGAGAGTATAAAGAAGAGTTCGAGCCGGTGCATCTGTGGACCCTTTTGGCCAACGCCATAGTGTTGGAATAGGGATCTGGAAGCCAGGGGAACCTTTTAGGTGGGGTTTATGACGGGCTTGCTGGCCCGGTGGAGGTACCAAATGGCAGGGATATTCAAGGTGA
Above is a genomic segment from bacterium containing:
- a CDS encoding heterodisulfide reductase-related iron-sulfur binding cluster; its protein translation is SRVVKNFVEMDPNRENNICCSGGGGALINGFARARAYYGRIKVDQIKRSGASKVCTPCVNCFDGIGNLAREYKEEFEPVHLWTLLANAIVLE